A region from the Devosia lucknowensis genome encodes:
- a CDS encoding sensor histidine kinase, translated as MAVDTAPGKSDARVMRGRPIAVYLIALVLAILIPAMAVALVLLNSANDSQQKVLAALTNATVQAMGHAVDREITGMATTLRVLSSSESLELGDLAAFHERALTALAGSGSYLIAVDDQFRQLLNTRVPYGEVLQQTSDIPTAERALERGVATISPIFFGAVAQDYVFNVWLPLSDVEPVRLVTMTQNARNLAPSLQSRQLPAGWHAALVDTNNAVISSTADTALEIGSILPIRQWKADVPGDAWAQEELNGERVVTAEWRSGYTGWRVIAWAASSQVQKPLQDSVLQLTLWGLFIAVCATAVAFLIAQRISSSVRGLRLDAQRMGRGEAVYPRTYPVTEIAEVSQALAEASEQRQIADRDIRFLMRELAHRSKNQMAVIAAMAKQTARGATDIQTYVVSLERRIMGLARSTDLLLANGRAGVMLAELIEQQIGPFRPPEADRVKVEGPDLRINPQGAQILGMALHELATNATRYGAFAEPTGRLDLTWRMDAENLSMRWREHLGRALVVGERSGFGTIVLRTMVGGALGAQVNRDVHGDGVEWIFEVPLTALDPSFAAVRPDEPDPQA; from the coding sequence ATGGCAGTAGATACGGCGCCAGGAAAGAGCGACGCGCGGGTGATGCGTGGACGCCCTATTGCGGTCTACCTGATCGCGCTGGTGCTTGCCATCCTGATCCCCGCAATGGCCGTCGCCCTCGTGTTACTCAACAGCGCCAACGATTCCCAACAGAAGGTTCTGGCTGCGCTGACCAACGCGACCGTGCAGGCGATGGGGCACGCGGTCGACCGCGAAATCACCGGAATGGCGACGACGCTGCGCGTGCTGTCGAGCAGCGAGTCGCTGGAATTGGGCGACCTTGCCGCTTTCCACGAGCGGGCGCTCACGGCATTGGCGGGCAGCGGATCCTACTTGATCGCGGTCGATGACCAGTTCCGCCAGCTGCTCAATACCCGGGTCCCCTATGGGGAAGTATTGCAACAGACCTCCGACATTCCTACCGCCGAGCGTGCGCTGGAGCGCGGGGTGGCAACCATTTCCCCGATCTTCTTTGGCGCCGTAGCGCAGGATTATGTCTTTAATGTCTGGCTACCCCTGAGCGATGTCGAGCCGGTACGCCTCGTGACCATGACGCAGAATGCGCGCAACCTGGCGCCGTCGCTGCAGTCGCGCCAGTTACCGGCAGGATGGCACGCGGCCCTCGTCGACACCAACAATGCCGTGATCAGTTCCACCGCCGATACGGCCCTCGAAATCGGTTCGATCCTGCCGATCCGACAGTGGAAGGCGGACGTGCCCGGCGATGCCTGGGCGCAGGAAGAACTGAACGGCGAGCGGGTCGTCACGGCCGAATGGCGCTCGGGCTATACCGGCTGGCGGGTGATCGCGTGGGCGGCATCGAGCCAGGTTCAGAAGCCGCTGCAGGATTCGGTGCTGCAGCTCACGCTCTGGGGGCTGTTCATCGCGGTATGCGCAACGGCCGTGGCGTTCCTGATCGCGCAGCGGATCAGCAGCTCGGTGCGCGGCCTGCGGCTCGACGCCCAGCGCATGGGCCGGGGCGAGGCCGTCTATCCACGGACCTATCCCGTGACCGAGATCGCCGAGGTATCGCAGGCGCTCGCCGAAGCTTCGGAGCAACGGCAGATCGCTGATCGGGACATCCGCTTCCTGATGCGGGAGCTTGCGCACCGATCGAAGAACCAGATGGCGGTGATAGCCGCAATGGCCAAGCAGACAGCCCGCGGCGCCACCGACATTCAGACCTACGTGGTTTCGCTGGAGCGCCGTATCATGGGTCTGGCGCGCTCGACCGACCTGCTGCTGGCCAACGGCCGCGCCGGCGTGATGCTGGCCGAGCTGATCGAGCAGCAGATCGGGCCGTTCCGTCCGCCTGAGGCCGACCGTGTGAAGGTCGAAGGGCCAGATCTGCGCATCAACCCTCAAGGGGCGCAGATCCTGGGCATGGCCTTGCATGAACTGGCCACCAACGCCACGCGCTACGGGGCATTCGCCGAGCCCACGGGTCGGCTGGACCTTACCTGGAGGATGGATGCCGAAAACCTCTCGATGCGCTGGCGCGAACACCTGGGCAGAGCTCTCGTGGTGGGCGAACGCTCGGGCTTCGGCACGATCGTGCTGCGTACCATGGTCGGCGGGGCGCTGGGCGCGCAGGTCAATCGCGACGTGCATGGCGATGGCGTGGAATGGATCTTCGAGGTACCACTGACCGCGCTCGACCCGAGCTTTGCGGCGGTGCGCCCGGACGAACCCGATCCGCAGGCCTAG
- the rpsO gene encoding 30S ribosomal protein S15, with product MSITAERKTQLIKEYATSATDTGSPEVQVAILSERIANLTEHFKDHVKDNHSRRGLLKLVSTRRSLLDYLKKIDADRYKTLIEKLGLRR from the coding sequence ATGTCGATCACTGCGGAACGCAAGACACAGCTCATCAAGGAATACGCAACCTCGGCCACCGACACCGGTTCGCCGGAAGTTCAGGTTGCGATCCTTTCTGAGCGCATTGCCAACCTCACCGAGCACTTCAAGGACCACGTGAAGGACAACCATTCCCGCCGTGGCCTGCTGAAGCTGGTTTCGACCCGTCGCTCGCTCCTCGACTATCTCAAGAAGATCGACGCGGACCGTTACAAGACGCTGATCGAAAAGCTCGGCCTGCGTCGCTAA